The proteins below are encoded in one region of Bifidobacterium catenulatum DSM 16992 = JCM 1194 = LMG 11043:
- a CDS encoding phosphatase PAP2 family protein: protein MHMKNGSIARTAAVVIATAILCGIVPMIGVALRDSAIATMRETNILQALAALPEGLRDCSTILAYLFSTVGCIAIVAALAAVDLRITGSRRVVIRDVVVSAAPILYVTGVKWLVERPRPITSVGNGLLPGDPSFPSGHTAAAVIVSVMMILTVRNFARKCFPDGEDDGRANRRRVFLRRTIIGAVALVVAVACSRLLLGLHYPTDVIISATICPFISYAVWCVWNAYESAGER, encoded by the coding sequence ATGCATATGAAGAACGGAAGTATCGCGAGGACGGCGGCTGTGGTAATCGCAACCGCCATATTGTGCGGCATTGTGCCTATGATTGGCGTCGCGCTGCGCGATTCTGCAATCGCAACAATGCGTGAAACCAATATTTTGCAGGCTTTAGCGGCGCTGCCAGAAGGGTTGCGCGACTGCTCCACGATACTTGCGTACTTGTTTTCAACGGTAGGCTGCATCGCAATCGTCGCCGCGCTCGCCGCTGTCGATTTGCGTATTACCGGCAGCAGGCGCGTCGTCATCCGCGATGTCGTCGTGTCGGCGGCGCCGATACTGTACGTGACCGGCGTCAAATGGCTGGTCGAACGCCCCCGTCCGATCACGTCTGTCGGCAATGGTCTGTTGCCGGGCGATCCAAGTTTTCCGAGTGGTCACACGGCAGCCGCGGTGATCGTATCGGTCATGATGATTCTTACCGTGCGTAATTTCGCGCGCAAATGCTTCCCCGACGGAGAAGATGACGGGCGTGCAAACAGAAGACGGGTGTTTCTCCGCAGGACGATCATCGGTGCTGTCGCGCTTGTCGTGGCGGTCGCCTGTTCGCGATTGCTGCTCGGCTTACACTATCCGACCGACGTGATTATTTCCGCCACCATCTGTCCGTTCATTTCCTACGCCGTATGGTGTGTATGGAACGCATACGAAAGCGCGGGGGAGCGGTAA
- a CDS encoding ABC transporter ATP-binding protein: protein MTICLQLDHVNYSYGAAKIRVLSDVNADFESGKMYAITGPSGAGKSTLLSLLAGLDAPSDGVVRFEGKDIATTGYSKHRREHVSLVFQDHNLIDYLTPEENLRLVNPKADMKILEDLGLSREESKRNIMHLSGGQRQRVAVGRALVAPGRAILADEPTGSLDPEMTDEVIDLLRQAAHQLGKCVIVVTHSKRVADSADAVYTLRHKKLAKA from the coding sequence ATGACTATCTGTCTGCAATTGGACCATGTCAATTACTCATACGGCGCGGCGAAGATTCGCGTTCTTTCGGACGTGAACGCAGATTTCGAATCCGGAAAGATGTATGCGATAACCGGCCCATCGGGAGCGGGGAAGAGCACTTTGTTGTCTCTGTTGGCCGGTCTGGATGCCCCCTCTGATGGAGTGGTTCGTTTTGAGGGCAAGGATATAGCTACGACGGGTTACTCAAAGCACCGTCGCGAGCACGTGTCCTTGGTGTTCCAGGACCATAATCTGATCGACTATCTCACCCCCGAAGAGAATCTTCGCTTGGTCAATCCCAAGGCCGATATGAAGATCCTCGAGGATCTGGGGCTGAGCCGTGAGGAATCGAAGCGCAACATCATGCACTTGTCGGGCGGCCAACGCCAGCGGGTGGCGGTCGGCCGCGCCCTAGTGGCGCCCGGCCGTGCGATTCTGGCGGATGAGCCGACTGGCAGCCTGGATCCAGAAATGACTGATGAGGTGATTGATCTTTTGCGGCAGGCCGCTCATCAACTCGGTAAATGTGTCATTGTGGTGACGCATTCCAAGCGCGTCGCCGATTCCGCCGATGCCGTTTACACTCTCAGACATAAGAAGCTAGCCAAGGCATAG
- the gluB gene encoding beta-glucosidase GluB, which translates to MELEELSVVEKAAMLSGGSEWDSRGNDRADIPSFVMSDGPHGVRRQLGEGDHLGIGASKPATCFPTAGTVANSWDPALAEEMGEALGNEAHDLDVNVLLGPGLNIKRNPLCGRNFEYYSEDPIVAGRMAAGLIRGIQSNGISACPKHFAVNSQELRRQASNSVVDERTMRELYLTGFEIAVREAKPLTIMTSYNEINGVYAHENKHLLQEILRDEWGFDGMVVSDWGGSNSAVAAVKAGGSLEMPSPGFTSVRELEGAVKAGTLSEADINARAAEVAKIAAATKLVGVGRNDLLKDEVAAAHHEVARKVAEGSSVLLKNDDATLPFKAGTRVAVVGDMAATARYQGSGSSKVNATREENILEEVKNAEGLVLAGYEQGYDRQGKADRVLVEDAVALAGKDDVDVVLAVVGLDERSESEGLDRSSMAIPQVQNDLVEALKGIGKPIVIVLVAGSPVELPWIDDVAAVLYVGLSGQAGASATVRALTGEVNPSGHLAETWPVRYEDCPSSGWYPAIGRDAIYREGPFVGYRYYETAGVPVRFPFGYGLSYSKFTYSAATAGEKGVDVMVGNDSDVAGSAVVQLYVRGPQGGVLRPDRELKGFAKVSLAAHESKSVHIDFDRYTFRHFDVACNEWKTESGEWTLMVGDNAEHLPLSIPLTVAGDIEPVAADVALGHYLIGHVKEVTDAEMATLFGHEVVAPGKPVTFDVNDPIMSWVDSKGFVARTVAKMLTKQEAKIRQKTGAPDLNTLFILNMPPRAMSKMTQGMVDSAMVDAIVKIANGHTFRGLGGVIAGFFRNQSANRRTARELNND; encoded by the coding sequence ATGGAACTCGAAGAACTTTCGGTCGTTGAAAAGGCCGCAATGCTTTCCGGTGGATCCGAATGGGATTCGCGGGGCAACGACCGCGCAGACATCCCCAGCTTCGTGATGAGTGACGGCCCTCACGGTGTGCGCCGCCAGCTCGGCGAAGGTGACCATCTCGGCATTGGCGCATCCAAGCCGGCCACCTGCTTCCCGACCGCAGGAACCGTGGCTAATTCTTGGGATCCGGCGCTCGCCGAAGAAATGGGCGAGGCCCTTGGCAACGAAGCGCACGATCTTGACGTGAACGTGCTGCTCGGCCCGGGCTTGAACATCAAGCGCAACCCGCTGTGCGGACGTAACTTCGAGTACTACTCCGAAGATCCGATTGTCGCCGGGCGTATGGCAGCGGGCCTGATTCGCGGCATTCAGAGCAACGGCATCTCCGCATGCCCGAAGCATTTCGCAGTCAACAGCCAGGAGCTGCGCCGTCAGGCGAGCAACTCCGTGGTCGACGAACGCACCATGCGCGAACTGTATTTGACCGGTTTCGAAATCGCAGTGCGCGAAGCCAAGCCGCTGACCATCATGACCTCCTACAACGAGATCAACGGCGTCTACGCGCACGAAAACAAGCATTTGCTGCAGGAGATTCTGCGCGACGAATGGGGCTTTGACGGCATGGTCGTCTCCGATTGGGGCGGATCCAACTCCGCGGTCGCAGCAGTCAAGGCCGGCGGTTCTCTGGAAATGCCGTCTCCGGGCTTTACTTCCGTACGTGAGCTGGAAGGTGCGGTCAAGGCTGGGACTTTGTCTGAAGCCGACATCAACGCTCGTGCCGCAGAAGTCGCAAAGATCGCCGCAGCGACCAAGCTGGTCGGCGTCGGACGCAACGACCTGCTCAAGGACGAAGTCGCAGCGGCTCATCATGAGGTGGCGCGCAAGGTGGCTGAAGGCTCCAGTGTGCTGTTGAAGAACGATGACGCAACTTTGCCGTTCAAGGCTGGTACTCGCGTGGCCGTGGTTGGCGATATGGCGGCAACCGCACGTTACCAGGGATCCGGCTCCTCCAAGGTGAACGCCACCAGGGAAGAGAACATTCTTGAGGAAGTCAAGAACGCTGAAGGCCTGGTGCTTGCCGGTTACGAGCAAGGCTACGACCGTCAAGGCAAGGCTGATCGCGTGCTTGTGGAAGACGCCGTCGCACTGGCCGGTAAGGATGATGTGGATGTGGTGCTTGCGGTCGTCGGTCTTGATGAGCGTAGCGAATCCGAAGGTCTTGACCGTTCCAGCATGGCGATTCCGCAGGTGCAGAACGATCTGGTTGAGGCGCTGAAGGGTATTGGCAAGCCGATCGTGATCGTGCTTGTTGCCGGTTCTCCGGTGGAACTGCCGTGGATCGATGATGTTGCCGCAGTACTTTACGTGGGCCTGTCCGGTCAGGCCGGTGCTTCCGCAACCGTACGTGCACTGACCGGCGAAGTCAATCCGTCCGGCCACTTGGCTGAAACCTGGCCGGTGCGTTACGAAGATTGCCCGAGCTCTGGTTGGTATCCGGCAATCGGCCGCGATGCGATCTACCGCGAAGGTCCATTCGTTGGCTACCGCTATTACGAAACCGCCGGTGTGCCGGTGCGCTTCCCGTTCGGCTATGGCCTGAGCTATTCCAAGTTCACCTACAGCGCCGCAACTGCCGGTGAAAAGGGCGTTGATGTGATGGTCGGCAACGATTCCGACGTTGCCGGTTCGGCCGTTGTGCAGCTGTATGTGCGCGGTCCGCAGGGTGGCGTACTGCGCCCCGATCGCGAACTCAAGGGCTTCGCCAAGGTTTCGCTTGCCGCACATGAAAGCAAGAGCGTGCACATTGATTTCGACCGTTACACCTTCCGTCACTTCGACGTTGCTTGCAACGAATGGAAGACGGAATCCGGCGAGTGGACGCTGATGGTGGGCGACAACGCCGAGCATCTGCCGCTTTCGATTCCACTCACTGTTGCCGGTGATATCGAGCCCGTTGCCGCAGATGTTGCGCTCGGACATTACCTCATCGGTCACGTCAAGGAAGTGACCGATGCTGAAATGGCCACTCTGTTTGGTCATGAGGTTGTGGCTCCGGGCAAGCCGGTGACGTTCGATGTGAACGATCCGATTATGTCTTGGGTGGATTCAAAGGGCTTCGTGGCGCGTACCGTCGCCAAGATGCTCACCAAGCAGGAAGCCAAGATCCGTCAGAAGACCGGTGCTCCGGACCTTAATACCCTGTTCATCTTGAACATGCCTCCGCGAGCTATGAGCAAGATGACCCAAGGCATGGTCGATTCCGCGATGGTCGACGCCATCGTCAAAATCGCCAACGGCCACACCTTCCGCGGATTGGGCGGCGTTATCGCCGGCTTCTTCCGCAACCAATCCGCAAACAGGCGCACTGCAAGGGAGCTGAACAATGACTGA
- a CDS encoding GNAT family N-acetyltransferase, whose protein sequence is MTEPIAMTIRHMKIEDYPLVYELWIRCTGFTMRDIDDCKDAIKTFLERNPNTCFVAEDDGGKIIGAILAGHDGRRSRIYHTAVDPDARGRGIGSILVGRVVETLRAIGLPKVAVGVPADNDAGNDFWERQGFAVRDDLVYRELPL, encoded by the coding sequence ATGACCGAACCGATAGCAATGACCATACGCCATATGAAAATCGAGGATTATCCGCTGGTATACGAACTGTGGATACGATGCACAGGTTTCACTATGAGAGATATAGACGATTGCAAGGATGCGATAAAGACATTTCTCGAACGCAATCCCAACACCTGTTTCGTAGCCGAGGACGATGGCGGAAAGATCATTGGCGCGATTCTTGCCGGCCACGACGGAAGACGGTCGCGCATCTACCACACGGCAGTCGACCCCGACGCGCGCGGTAGAGGCATTGGCTCGATTTTGGTGGGCCGCGTGGTTGAAACGCTTCGTGCGATCGGCCTGCCGAAAGTCGCTGTCGGAGTGCCCGCAGACAACGATGCCGGCAACGATTTCTGGGAACGTCAAGGCTTTGCAGTCCGTGATGATTTGGTTTATCGAGAACTGCCGTTGTAA
- a CDS encoding ABC transporter permease, with protein sequence MMGMNVWKRATLAIVRKPVRSGIIGLLMLMVFTSLVAQVGVSTALQGMSDDIGRSMGIGFTVDTGENPASLKEASRFSRIPGVRKTVYERKTLAGVDGAHPVVPEHGPRLDSGLSTQVSVLGTTDSSLSEEFQSGLYRLEQGHHISGNGRNVLIHRDFARENGLSVGSTFQLSQEDRDSTVRVAGIFSGNVQAQSPMPSDASENLIYSGVQVVSALTGEERVGTIRCLSDNPQTLSAAMAQAKKIAGSKYGVTDDSARLSGVLQSVETVRDLVRMVLLSVCLADVLVLGMALVFWIRSRIHEIGTLLALGIGKMQIIAQFAIETGLMAVVAALCSLGTGSLLSGYVSSLLLHDSGVAPLESLQVETLPPEQTLLILLLGCAVIAIALAVSCAAVLAKSPKSILSSMR encoded by the coding sequence ATGATGGGCATGAACGTGTGGAAGCGTGCCACGCTGGCAATCGTACGTAAACCGGTACGCAGCGGAATCATCGGACTGTTGATGCTGATGGTTTTCACCAGTCTTGTGGCTCAGGTCGGAGTGTCAACGGCGCTTCAGGGAATGTCCGACGATATCGGCAGAAGCATGGGAATAGGTTTTACCGTCGACACAGGCGAGAATCCTGCAAGTCTAAAGGAAGCGAGCCGGTTCTCGCGCATCCCCGGCGTAAGAAAAACCGTTTACGAGCGTAAGACCCTGGCAGGGGTGGATGGCGCGCATCCGGTTGTCCCCGAACATGGTCCTCGACTGGATTCCGGTCTATCCACGCAGGTCAGCGTGCTGGGCACCACTGACTCCTCGTTGTCCGAAGAGTTCCAAAGCGGTCTGTACCGGTTGGAACAAGGACACCACATTTCAGGTAATGGCCGGAACGTACTGATTCACCGGGATTTTGCACGTGAGAATGGATTATCGGTGGGATCAACATTCCAGCTCAGTCAGGAAGACCGCGATTCCACCGTTCGCGTGGCCGGAATCTTCTCTGGCAATGTGCAGGCACAGAGCCCTATGCCATCGGACGCGTCGGAGAATCTTATCTATTCGGGCGTTCAAGTGGTTTCCGCGCTGACTGGAGAGGAACGGGTCGGCACGATCCGGTGCCTTTCAGATAATCCGCAGACTCTTTCCGCCGCAATGGCCCAAGCGAAAAAAATCGCTGGAAGCAAGTATGGCGTCACCGATGACTCGGCGCGGCTTTCCGGCGTGCTGCAGTCAGTGGAAACGGTGCGCGATCTGGTCCGCATGGTGCTGTTGTCCGTTTGCCTGGCTGATGTGTTGGTACTGGGCATGGCGCTTGTCTTCTGGATCCGCTCACGTATCCATGAAATAGGCACCCTTCTGGCTCTCGGCATTGGTAAGATGCAGATTATCGCCCAGTTCGCAATCGAAACCGGTCTCATGGCTGTGGTTGCCGCCCTGTGCTCGCTGGGCACAGGCTCTCTATTGTCTGGATACGTGTCCTCACTCCTACTGCACGATTCGGGAGTCGCGCCTCTTGAATCATTGCAGGTGGAGACTCTGCCGCCAGAACAGACGCTACTCATTCTGCTGCTCGGATGCGCGGTCATCGCAATCGCGCTTGCCGTGTCGTGCGCCGCAGTGCTGGCCAAATCCCCGAAATCCATTCTTTCCTCTATGCGTTAG
- a CDS encoding GtrA family protein encodes MTDNNATQPTRKVGPIRQWIKDHPNIWEFILFNLLSNISTITRFVVTWIGTAIFISGMGLTQPFHFLIFNYDTQGNGLGGFLTFLLAEVLAQVVNFFVQMKWVFKSDSSFKDAAWKYVILAVIIVVVNLVLPGYVTGLCQGWGMGAGIAGTIASVVNTLLAVIVSYPLLKFWVMPKSKGSKKATK; translated from the coding sequence ATGACTGATAACAATGCAACGCAGCCGACCAGGAAGGTCGGTCCGATCCGCCAGTGGATCAAGGATCACCCGAATATCTGGGAATTCATCCTGTTCAACCTGCTGTCGAACATCTCCACCATCACCCGTTTTGTGGTGACGTGGATCGGCACTGCCATCTTCATCAGCGGCATGGGCCTGACTCAGCCGTTCCACTTCCTGATTTTCAACTACGACACCCAGGGAAACGGTCTGGGCGGCTTTCTCACCTTCCTGCTTGCCGAGGTGCTCGCTCAGGTGGTGAATTTCTTCGTGCAGATGAAGTGGGTGTTCAAGTCTGACTCCAGCTTCAAGGACGCCGCTTGGAAGTATGTGATTCTCGCCGTGATCATCGTGGTTGTGAACCTCGTGCTGCCAGGCTATGTGACCGGTCTGTGTCAGGGTTGGGGCATGGGCGCTGGCATCGCCGGCACCATCGCTTCCGTGGTCAACACCCTGCTCGCCGTGATCGTGAGTTATCCGCTGCTCAAGTTCTGGGTTATGCCGAAGAGCAAGGGCTCCAAGAAGGCCACCAAGTAA